A single region of the Lineus longissimus chromosome 14, tnLinLong1.2, whole genome shotgun sequence genome encodes:
- the LOC135498895 gene encoding zinc finger protein 160-like yields MASSQDSDIQINASTSGLNTRSNSSTLENDARRPELRDDVRKDRRVSVSDGHTIGNIHHWVVTFEPNVVPSQEVGYLGLTEGLCDTVEGDDCMHYIGPDTSKVSGKFSHIDSTDAPDTEVPPIVCSTGSTSQGVISRRDGNITLRGSTMHEGNYVEGADCMHEGKSIFGGTTMREGNNIFGGDTMREGNIESQTGRNCINHVSGGDDMLEGNSQGEGNSMLEGNSVSDNDMHDGSNENIIHERTSTSQRNSMREENSMVELEGNSTPCGGNMTSDQSIDEKLGEDIEAASAEGITDKEPRDVEGAVPEHFLSSLQLMTKAQDKMRQRRKPLAIFSFKLRPKKILKKQVFTSIEPRPTKHTVTPDGHVDYIKPRPSMSTGTPGALVGSITQRSTKSPITSSTHMAGLIKPQATKIIKDRQLDPGDARKTVLMDIVSPGVIGSPGRDEINWDWPQDSEGADLDQGGTKLNMNKSAKTRKSTFGIHKFNRTPHRRGSKSTPKKTDLNHESFAKNKTIDEKCKPCCVDLGKRVSDEGVERQAQVGGEIVRGESSLKAGSEVERQPCSKSAKVGQRQPNHKVGRGQSISKVGRRPAKVGRGQRFVVGGAQPSGERMKRDSGDEMTSFPCKYCKKSFRLKSQLTNHTCPDRKDQVLAEALKLMTERQKTSNISLAKKIVSTRRSKGHILEDTVNKMSDRRTVSQVKTERDLESPNSMAGPTHTKRLSLVQKYDRYRLKQFGCAHCKVVFLRKDNLLKHLLIHSGNRPFGCQVCEMKFLRKDQLVQHERIHTGEKPFRCETCSKSFLAKGNLKRHELTHAADKPFKCDRCNEAFIREFQLDVHKRIHSGKKPFRCQMCRKGFRCAVTLNIHQRSHTGETPYVCGQCDKAFKQKQSLSKHEFLVHGVKREHTFECGHCEREFMCRSDLTKHAVVHTEERPFVCLIQNCGKRFRKKFHLMRHELTHTGDKPFKCEICQKRFASSGSLKKHERIHTGEKPFKCSYCVKVFAQKVGLQQHERIHTGDKPYQCSHCKMAFAQRSNLLSHERVHTGKKPYECGYCHKAFAARSNMKRHEMTHENGAGGRNIKEESETDLSEWSE; encoded by the exons ATGGCCTCCAGTCAGGACAGTGACATTCAGATCAATGCCAGCACATCGGGCCTAAATACTCGTTCAAATTCATCTACACTTGAGAATGATGCTCGGAGACCTGAACTAAGGGATGATGTTAGAAAAGATCGGCGCGTCTCGGTCAGTGATGGCCACACCATAGGTAATATTCACCATTGGGTTGTGACCTTTGAACCCAACGTGGTACCAAGTCAGGAAGTTGGCTATCTGGGTCTGACGGAGGGATTATGTGATACTGTGGAGGGTGATGATTGTATGCACTATATTGGCCCCGATACAAGCAAAGTTTCTGGGAAGTTTAGTCATATTGATAGCACTGATGCGCCCGATACGGAAGTGCCTCCAATTGTGTGTTCTACTGGATCTACCTCACAGGGAGTCATCAGCAGGCGTGATGGAAACATCACGCTTAGAGGAAGTACCATGCATGAAGGGAACTATGTCGAAGGAGCGGACTGCATGCATGAAGGGAAAAGCATCTTTGGAGGGACAACCATGCGTGAAGGGAACAATATCTTTGGAGGGGACACCATGCGCGAAGGGAATATTGAAAGTCAAACTGGAAGGAATTGCATCAATCATGTTAGTGGAGGGGACGACATGCTTGAAGGGAACAGTCAGGGTGAAGGGAATAGTATGCTTGAAGGAAACAGTGTGAGTGACAACGACATGCATGATGGAAGCAATGAGAACATCATACATGAAAGAACTAGCACATCTCAACGAAACAGCATGAGGGAAGAAAACAGCATGGTTGAACTTGAAGGCAACAGCACCCCATGTGGAGGAAACATGACATCGGATCAATCAATAGATGAAAAGCTTGGAGAAGATATAGAGGCAGCATCGGCAGAGGGTATCACAGACAAAGAACCCAGAGATGTTGAAGGAGCTGTGCCAGAACACTTTTTGTCTTCTCTTCAGTTGATGACGAAAGCACAGGATAAGATGAGACAGAGGAGGAAGCCTCTAGCT ATCTTCAGTTTTAAGCTGAGACCTAAAAAGATTCTGAAGAAACAAGTATTCACCTCTATCGAACCAAGACCCACCAAGCATACCGTTACGCCAGACGGACACGTGGATTACATCAAACCAAGACCTTCTATGTCCACTGGTACTCCAGGTGCACTCGTGGGTTCCATCACACAAAGATCTACTAAGTCTCCTATCACTTCGTCCACACACATGGCCGGTTTGATCAAGCCTCAAGCTACCAAGATTATTAAGGACAGACAGTTGGATCCAGGAGATGCAAGAAAAACTGTTCTCATGG ATATTGTATCACCTGGCGTTATAGGATCACCAGGACGGGATGAAATCAACTGGGACTGGCCACAAGACAGTGAAGGAGCAGATCTAGACCAAGGTGGAACAAAGTTGAATATGAATAAATCAGCCAAGACAAGGAAATCGACATTTGGGATCCATAAATTTAATAGGACACCGCATCGTAGAGGATCAAAATCAACTCCGAAGAAGACTGATTTGAATCATGAATCTTTTGCGAAAAATAAGACGATTGATGAGAAGTGTAAGCCATGCTGTGTTGATCTGGGGAAGAGAGTGAGTGATGAAGGAGTTGAACGGCAAGCTCAAGTGGGTGGTGAAATAGTCAGGGGAGAGAGTAGCCTAAAAGCAGGCAGTGAAGTTGAACGACAACCTTGTTCTAAAAGTGCTAAAGTGGGTCAGAGACAACCTAATCATAAAGTTGGCCGGGGACAATCTATTTCCAAGGTGGGCAGAAGACCAGCTAAAGTGGGCCGCGGACAACGTTTCGTAGTTGGTGGAGCCCAACCTTCTGGGGAACGCATGAAACGAGACAGTGGAGATGAGATGACAAGCTTTCCCTGCAAATATTGTAAAAAGTCATTTCGACTGAAAAGTCAGTTGACAAATCATACTTGTCCTGATCGCAAAGACCAAGTGTTAGCAGAGGCATTAAAGTTGATGACAGAACGTCAGAAGACCAGCAATATATCGTTGGCCAAGAAGATTGTGTCGACGAGAAGGTCGAAGGGTCATATTTTGGAAGACACTGTTAACAAAATGTCTGATAGGAGGACAGTGTCGCAAGTCAAGACAGAGCGCGATTTGGAGAGTCCAAACTCAATGGCAGGTCCAACGCATACTAAGAGACTTTCACTTGTCCAAAAATATGACAGGTATAGACTGAAGCAGTTTGGTTGCGCTCATTGTAAAGTGGTCTTTCTGCGGAAGGATAACCTACTGAAGCATTTACTAATACATTCTGGTAATAGACCGTTTGGGTGTCAAGTTTGCGAGATGAAATTCCTGCGCAAGGACCAGTTGGTTCAACATGAGAGGAtacatacaggagaaaaaccattccgaTGCGAGACTTGCTCGAAAAGTTTTCTGGCAAAGGGCAACTTGAAACGACACGAACTCACCCACGCCGCTGACAAGCCATTCAAGTGCGACCGATGTAACGAGGCATTTATCCGCGAGTTTCAGTTAGACGTCCACAAGCGCATTCACTCCGGTAAAAAGCCCTTCAGATGTCAGATGTGTCGGAAGGGTTTTCGATGTGCAGTCACGTTGAATATACATCAGAGGAGTCATACGGGAGAAACGCCGTACGTGTGTGGGCAGTGCGACAAAGCATTCAAACAGAAACAGAGTTTGTCAAAACACGAATTTCTTGTTCACGGAGTCAAGCGGGAACACACATTTGAATGCGGGCACTGCGAGCGTGAGTTCATGTGTCGCAGTGATTTGACCAAACATGCAGTTGTCCATACGGAAGAGAGACCGTTtgtatgtctcattcaaaactGTGGGAAGAGATTCCGAAAGAAGTTTCATCTAATGCGCCATGAGTTGACGCACACTGGTGACAAGCCATTCAAGTGCGAAATTTGTCAGAAAAGGTTTGCATCCAGTGGCAGCTTGAAGAAACACGAGCGAAtccacactggagaaaaaccgttCAAATGTTCGTACTGTGTGAAGGTATTCGCACAGAAAGTCGGCCTGCAGCAGCACGAACGTATCCACACTGGTGACAAGCCATACCAGTGCTCACATTGCAAAATGGCCTTCGCGCAGAGGTCGAATTTGCTGAGTCATGAGCGCGTGCACACGGGGAAAAAGCCATACGAGTGCGGTTATTGTCACAAGGCGTTTGCGGCAAGGTCGAATATGAAGCGTCATGAGATGACACACGAGAATGGCGCAGGGGGGCGGAACATCAAGGAAGAATCTGAAACGGACCTATCTGAATGGTCTGAATAA